From a region of the Erinaceus europaeus chromosome 14, mEriEur2.1, whole genome shotgun sequence genome:
- the ZNF750 gene encoding zinc finger protein 750, whose amino-acid sequence MSLLKERKPKKPHYIPRPPGKPFKYKCFQCPFTCNEKSHLFNHMKYGLCKNSITLVSEQDRIPKCPKSQASALDPKQVSPADPTAKATSSKAAANGLGHFDPRLHGLAQEDLKENLELRVRGTHKGLGQKPIPHKEIMPPSQVADTALGPPQPLLEGVVRPSAFVPVGEHRLKGPEPPEGPEALALPGPAAKAGAFHSKSAFHAPGYPWKAGSPFLSPEFPPKVPPAKGFGAVSPFLHPAIPEYSPHFYTEHGLATIYSPYLLTGAAAECDTPLLSVYGGQDQRHFLPHPGALPKHVGPSAAYDHYRFFQQYHPSLPLPYSFYRPDSAFSSYGLRLPPMSGLGREPGTHLLEEATLAYPASSPAKANPPGTHKRHPEFEKQSPTPEANDLSKDGQRDTEGAKMSPRAGSAATGSPGRPSPTNFTQTGQACPELCGGPNKAGPGILGRLLPTEHSPTAFQPIKRSTDHTQPQVLANGTQSPESLSSAGPEVLARPGSTTPGTEAPASPEDSSRIAPLNLSTRGEPGPGGPQDFPELQDMPLNLSVRDPCNALASHPVHSPPPKAEPEAPAQKVDPKEPEAHMEEAAPGAPTRKTLDSSEEQKQTAAVALCQLATYSPGNPRPGDGEPTAPQEDTPTSQEAAGDPRPRGQKRTSPREAGKAQQGSKKTKASGTARVFMLRKRTRVS is encoded by the exons ATGAGCCTGCTCAAAGAGCGCAAACCCAAGAAGCCACACTATatccccaggcccccagggaAGCCCTTCAAGTACAAGTGTTTCCAGTGTCCCTTCACCTGCAATGAGAAATCACACCTATTCAACCACATGAAGTACGGCCTGTGCAAGAACTCCATCACACTGGTGTCAGAGCAAGACCGAATCCCCAAGTGCCCCAAATCCCAAGCAAGTGCCCTGGATCCCAAGCAAGTCAGCCCTGCAGACCCCACAGCCAAGGCCACTTCCTCCAAAGCGGCTGCCAATGGGCTGGGCCACTTTGACCCCAGGCTGCATGGTCTGGCCCAGGAAGACCTCAAGGAAAACCTGGAGCTGCGGGTACGTGGGACCCACAAGGGGCTGGGACAGAAGCCCATCCCCCACAAGGAGATCATGCCCCCCAGCCAGGTTGCAGACACTGCCCTGGGCCCCCCCCAGCCGCTGCTAGAGGGCGTTGTCCGGCCATCAGCCTTTGTCCCAGTGGGAGAGCACAGACTCAAAGGGCCCGAGCCCCCTGAGGGGCCCGAGGCGCTGGCCCTGCCCGGCCCTGCCGCCAAGGCTGGCGCCTTCCACAGCAAGTCTGCCTTCCATGCGCCTGGCTACCCGTGGAAAGCGGGCTCGCCTTTCCTCTCACCAGAGTTCCCGCCCAAGGTCCCACCTGCCAAAGGGTTTGGCGCCGTGTCACCATTCCTGCACCCCGCCATCCCAGAGTACTCGCCCCACTTCTACACGGAGCATGGCCTGGCCACCATCTACTCACCCTACCTGCTGACTGGGGCAGCAGCAGAGTGTGACACCCCATTGCTGTCCGTGTACGGGGGGCAGGACCAGCGCCACTTCCTGCCGCATCCTGGGGCCCTGCCCAAGCACGTAGGGCCCTCAGCCGCCTATGACCACTACAGGTTCTTCCAGCAGTACCACCCCAGCCTACCGCTCCCCTACAGCTTTTATAGGCCTGACTCAGCCTTCTCTTCCTATGGCCTCCGTCTGCCCCCCATGTCGGGGCTCGGCCGCGAACCAGgcacccacctgctggaggaggcCACCCTGGCCTACCCAGCCTCCAGTCCAGCCAAGGCCAACCCTCCTGGTACCCACAAGAGGCACCCTGAGTTCGAGAAGCAGAGCCCCACACCTGAGGCTAATGATCTTTCTAAAGATGGTCAGAGGGACACGGAAGGGGCCAAGATGAGCCCACGTGCAGGCAGTGCAGCCACGGGCTCCCCGGGCAGGCCCAGCCCAACCAACTTCACACAGACGGGCCAGGCATGTCCAGAACTGTGCGGGGGCCCCAACAAGGCGGGACCTGGCATCCTGGGGAGGCTGCTGCCCACAGAACATAGCCCCACAGCCTTCCAGCCCATCAAGAGAAGCACAGACCACACTCAGCCCCAGGTCCTGGCAAATGGAACCCAGTCACCAGAGAG CCTCAGCAGTGCAGGCCCAGAGGTGCTGGCCCGGCCAGGCAGCACCACCCCAGGCACAGAGGCCCCGGCCAGCCCAGAGGACAGCTCCCGGATTGCCCCGCTGAACCTGTCCACCAGAGGGGAGCCCGGCCCCGGCGGCCCACAGGACTTCCCTGAGCTGCAGGACATGCCCCTCAACCTGTCGGTGCGGGACCCCTGCAATGCCCTGGCGTCCCACCCTGTGCACAGCCCTCCACCCAAGGCTGAGCCTGAGGCACCAGCTCAAAAGGTGGATCCCAAGGAGCCTGAGGCCCACATGGAGGAGGCAGCCCCGGGGGCCCCCACCCGGAAGACCCTGGACAGCAGTGAGGAGCAGAAGCAAACGGCTGCTGTGGCCCTCTGCCAACTGGCCACCTATAGCCCAGGGAACCCAAGGCCCGGGGATGGAGAGCCTACCGCCCCACAGGAGGACACACCCACGAGCCAGGAAGCTGCAGGTGACCCCAGGCCCAGAGGGCAAAAGAGGACAAGCCCCCGGGAGGCGGGGAAGGCCCAGCAGGGCAGCAAGAAGACCAAGGCCAGTGGCACGGCCAGGGTGTTCATGCTCAGGAAGAGGACTCGGGTGTCCTGA